A window of the Bacillus andreraoultii genome harbors these coding sequences:
- the rsfS gene encoding ribosome silencing factor gives MTNRELLLTAVKAADDKKAMDIVVLNMKGISLIADYFVICHGNSDKQVQAIVREIKEQVDEKGYNVKRLEGFDEARWVLVDLGDVVVHVFHRDEREYYNLERLWGDAPHEDVMSELSQ, from the coding sequence ATGACAAATAGAGAATTATTACTTACCGCGGTGAAAGCAGCAGATGATAAAAAAGCAATGGATATCGTTGTCCTAAACATGAAAGGAATTTCCTTAATTGCTGACTATTTTGTTATTTGTCATGGGAATTCAGACAAACAAGTACAAGCAATTGTTAGAGAGATTAAAGAGCAAGTTGATGAAAAAGGATATAACGTTAAGCGTCTCGAAGGATTTGATGAGGCACGTTGGGTTTTAGTCGATCTTGGCGATGTAGTTGTTCATGTGTTCCACCGTGATGAAAGAGAATATTACAATCTTGAACGTTTATGGGGAGACGCTCCTCATGAAGATGTAATGAGTGAACTTTCACAATGA
- a CDS encoding ComE operon protein 2: MTRIAWDQYFMAQSFLLSTRSTCTRLSVGATIVRDKRIIAGGYNGSIAGGDHCIDKGCYVIDNHCVRTIHAEMNAILQCAKFGVPTEGAEIYVTHFPCLQCTKALIQAGIKVIYYAEDYKNHPYALEILEQAGVKVEKVNFDKNVFNVLKM, from the coding sequence ATGACGCGTATTGCGTGGGATCAATATTTTATGGCCCAAAGCTTTCTATTATCTACAAGGAGTACTTGTACGAGACTCTCAGTTGGGGCCACAATTGTTCGAGATAAACGAATAATCGCTGGGGGATATAATGGATCAATTGCTGGAGGAGACCATTGTATTGATAAAGGATGTTATGTCATTGATAATCATTGTGTTCGTACAATTCACGCAGAAATGAATGCAATTCTTCAATGTGCAAAATTTGGAGTCCCAACAGAGGGAGCGGAAATTTACGTTACCCATTTTCCATGTTTACAATGTACAAAGGCACTTATTCAAGCGGGTATTAAGGTGATTTATTATGCAGAGGATTATAAAAATCACCCATATGCTTTGGAAATACTTGAACAAGCGGGAGTGAAAGTTGAGAAGGTTAATTTTGATAAAAATGTTTTCAATGTACTTAAAATGTAA
- a CDS encoding helix-hairpin-helix domain-containing protein, protein MIKEWLQEKKTVITMSLIAVGVIIFYYMNQEETLDIQQLPSVDEENVNQTILADSNLTEQNVMNQNEQPTEVETVKVDIKGAINNPGVYTVRAGERVIDIIDRAGGLMNDADAAKVNLSQKVADEMVIYIPKLGEENIPIDMIGTTSSSTSSSESSDGKVNINIADIAALDTLPGIGPSKAEAIIEYRETNGPFQTVEDLMNISGIGEKTFEKLKDKVTVK, encoded by the coding sequence TTGATAAAAGAATGGTTACAGGAAAAGAAAACAGTAATTACAATGAGTCTTATTGCTGTTGGTGTAATTATTTTTTACTATATGAATCAAGAAGAGACGTTGGATATACAGCAGTTGCCCTCGGTTGATGAAGAAAATGTCAATCAGACTATATTAGCTGATTCGAATTTGACAGAGCAAAATGTAATGAATCAAAATGAACAACCGACCGAAGTAGAAACGGTTAAAGTTGATATAAAAGGTGCAATTAACAATCCGGGCGTTTACACTGTTCGTGCAGGGGAAAGGGTCATTGATATTATTGACCGAGCCGGTGGATTGATGAATGATGCAGATGCTGCGAAAGTTAACTTATCTCAAAAAGTTGCCGATGAAATGGTAATATATATTCCAAAGCTAGGGGAAGAAAATATACCAATCGATATGATTGGAACGACTAGTTCATCCACGTCCTCTTCGGAGTCAAGTGATGGAAAGGTGAATATTAATATTGCGGATATTGCAGCTCTTGATACGCTACCAGGAATTGGCCCAAGTAAAGCTGAAGCAATTATTGAGTACCGTGAAACAAATGGGCCATTTCAAACGGTTGAAGATTTAATGAACATCTCAGGAATTGGAGAAAAGACATTTGAAAAATTAAAGGATAAAGTTACAGTTAAGTAA
- the holA gene encoding DNA polymerase III subunit delta has product MFLKIWKDIKRGKLSTLYLLYGNESFIINETQNLIVRSVLSEETKEFNLSRYDMEETPIEIAVEDCQTIPFFGDKKIVIIENPYFLTGEKGKEKVDHNVKVFEEYVMNPVPSTILIMIAPYEKLDERRKMVKQLMKDAIVLHAKFTEKETKDWIKEQVEERGLEITKDAIELLYQFIGQNLLLLNNEIEKLVLYGEKQVIDEATVHLLASKSLESNIFVLVDQVVHRRLDETLTIYHDLLKQNEEPIKILAVIAGQFRFIAQVKSLISKGYGEQKIASILKAHPYRVKLAITQGKVFDEKKLLQMMDALAELDYQMKTGYGNKEKLLELFFFRYLT; this is encoded by the coding sequence GTGTTTTTAAAAATATGGAAAGATATTAAACGAGGAAAGTTATCAACGTTATATTTATTATATGGTAACGAAAGTTTCATTATTAACGAAACACAAAATTTAATTGTTCGTTCTGTATTGTCTGAGGAAACGAAGGAATTTAACCTATCTCGTTATGATATGGAGGAGACCCCAATTGAGATTGCGGTAGAGGACTGTCAGACGATTCCTTTTTTTGGTGATAAGAAGATTGTCATAATTGAAAATCCTTACTTCCTTACAGGAGAGAAAGGAAAAGAAAAAGTTGATCATAATGTGAAAGTGTTTGAAGAGTATGTGATGAATCCAGTTCCTTCAACTATATTAATAATGATTGCTCCTTATGAAAAGCTAGATGAACGAAGGAAAATGGTTAAACAGTTAATGAAGGACGCCATTGTTTTACATGCAAAATTTACGGAAAAGGAAACGAAAGACTGGATAAAAGAACAAGTGGAGGAACGAGGTTTAGAAATTACTAAAGATGCGATTGAATTACTCTACCAATTTATAGGTCAAAACTTATTATTACTAAACAACGAAATTGAAAAATTAGTTTTATATGGAGAAAAGCAAGTAATTGATGAGGCTACTGTCCATTTACTTGCATCTAAATCATTAGAGAGCAATATTTTTGTATTAGTTGATCAAGTTGTCCATCGACGACTAGATGAAACGTTAACCATTTACCACGATTTATTAAAACAAAATGAAGAGCCAATAAAGATACTTGCTGTTATCGCTGGACAATTTCGTTTCATTGCTCAAGTAAAATCATTAATTAGTAAAGGATATGGCGAGCAAAAAATAGCTAGTATCTTAAAGGCTCATCCCTATCGAGTAAAATTAGCAATAACTCAAGGAAAAGTATTTGATGAGAAGAAGTTATTGCAAATGATGGACGCGTTAGCCGAACTGGATTACCAGATGAAAACTGGTTATGGAAATAAGGAAAAATTGTTAGAGTTGTTCTTCTTCCGATATTTGACGTAA
- the yqeK gene encoding bis(5'-nucleosyl)-tetraphosphatase (symmetrical) YqeK: protein MERDEALAIVKQHLPEKRYIHTIGVMETAIELAKKYGCDERKAELAGIFHDYAKYRPVEEMRQVIIKERMPQELLKFHSELWHGPVGAFLVKKEVGISDEEILHAIRYHTTGRPNMTVLEKVVFLADYIEPGRKFPGVEEVRVMAQTSLDDAVFRALQNIIIFLTSQKSAIYKDTIDTYNSFLLKTR, encoded by the coding sequence ATGGAACGAGATGAAGCATTAGCGATTGTCAAACAACATCTACCAGAAAAAAGATATATTCATACGATCGGTGTCATGGAAACAGCAATCGAATTGGCTAAAAAATATGGTTGTGATGAGCGTAAAGCCGAATTAGCTGGCATTTTTCATGATTATGCAAAGTATCGGCCGGTTGAAGAAATGAGACAAGTAATTATTAAAGAAAGGATGCCACAAGAACTATTGAAATTCCATTCAGAACTTTGGCATGGACCTGTTGGTGCTTTCTTAGTGAAAAAAGAAGTTGGTATTTCTGATGAGGAAATTTTACATGCGATTCGTTACCATACAACTGGAAGACCGAATATGACTGTACTTGAAAAAGTTGTCTTTTTAGCAGATTATATTGAACCTGGAAGAAAATTTCCTGGAGTAGAAGAAGTAAGAGTAATGGCTCAAACAAGCTTAGATGACGCTGTTTTCCGTGCATTACAGAATATAATCATTTTCTTAACGAGTCAAAAATCTGCTATTTATAAAGACACAATTGATACATATAATAGTTTTTTACTGAAAACAAGGTAA
- a CDS encoding YqzM family protein produces the protein MNEFEQNVQCKRNDFVDSVVAAVVSFGFFATIFIVATVIKVIAS, from the coding sequence ATGAACGAATTTGAACAAAATGTCCAATGTAAGAGAAATGATTTCGTTGATTCGGTTGTTGCTGCTGTCGTTTCGTTTGGCTTTTTTGCAACCATTTTCATCGTTGCCACGGTCATTAAGGTGATTGCTTCATAA
- a CDS encoding nicotinate-nucleotide adenylyltransferase, whose translation MEKKVGILGGTFDPPHIGHLIIADQVLTLCNLDEVRFMPNHIPPHKEKKSNSTVKDRLNMLELATKDHSRYKIETIELKREGKSYTYTTMSLLRQLEPENTFSFIIGGDMIDYLPKWYKIEELMKLVQFIGVARPNYKGKTNYPVQMIDIPTIDISSSMIREKIARGHSVKYLLTDSVIKYIEENRLYGTR comes from the coding sequence ATGGAAAAAAAAGTAGGGATATTAGGTGGGACATTTGATCCACCACATATCGGTCATCTTATTATTGCAGATCAAGTACTTACCTTATGTAATTTAGATGAAGTTCGTTTTATGCCTAATCATATACCACCACATAAAGAGAAAAAATCAAATTCAACTGTAAAAGACCGATTAAACATGTTAGAATTGGCAACGAAAGACCATAGTCGATATAAAATTGAAACAATTGAGTTAAAAAGGGAAGGAAAATCATATACTTATACAACAATGTCCCTATTACGTCAATTGGAACCCGAAAACACATTTTCTTTTATTATTGGTGGCGATATGATTGATTACTTGCCTAAATGGTATAAGATAGAGGAATTAATGAAATTAGTCCAATTTATTGGGGTTGCTCGACCGAATTATAAAGGGAAAACAAATTATCCGGTTCAAATGATTGATATTCCTACGATCGATATTTCTTCATCAATGATAAGAGAAAAGATTGCTAGAGGGCATTCGGTTAAATATTTATTAACTGACAGTGTTATTAAGTATATAGAGGAGAATCGTTTATATGGAACGAGATGA
- a CDS encoding class I SAM-dependent DNA methyltransferase, with protein sequence MSYEHFSMIYDELMDEAPYERWLTFFLREIQVHNRTAKRILDLACGTGEMSTRLYENDFDVTGVDLSEEMLSIAYEKAMNKGYMIPFYQQNMAELEGFTNFDIVVIFCDSLNYLQTEQEVINTFQSVYRALNQGGLLLFDVHSTYKISDIYRNATFAYNGDNISYIWNSFPGEHRYSIEHELTFFVFDEETEKYDRFDELHKQRTYPVQQYISWLEEVGFDILSITSDFTSEPVCDKTERVFFTVKKP encoded by the coding sequence ATGAGCTATGAACATTTTTCCATGATTTACGATGAATTGATGGATGAGGCACCTTACGAACGATGGCTAACATTTTTTTTGAGAGAAATACAAGTGCACAATCGAACTGCCAAAAGAATTCTTGATTTAGCTTGTGGTACAGGTGAAATGTCGACTAGACTTTATGAGAACGATTTTGATGTAACAGGTGTTGATTTGTCTGAAGAAATGTTATCAATAGCCTATGAAAAAGCAATGAATAAAGGTTACATGATTCCTTTTTATCAACAAAATATGGCAGAGCTCGAAGGATTCACAAATTTCGACATTGTTGTCATCTTTTGTGATTCACTAAATTATTTGCAAACTGAACAAGAAGTAATCAATACTTTTCAATCAGTTTATCGTGCATTAAACCAAGGTGGTTTATTATTATTTGATGTACATTCAACATATAAAATTTCTGATATATATAGAAATGCAACGTTTGCTTATAACGGTGATAATATTTCTTACATATGGAATAGTTTTCCGGGAGAGCATCGTTATTCAATTGAACATGAATTAACATTTTTTGTATTTGATGAAGAAACGGAAAAATATGACCGTTTTGATGAACTACATAAGCAACGAACATATCCCGTTCAACAATATATCTCTTGGTTGGAGGAAGTAGGTTTCGATATCCTATCGATAACAAGTGATTTTACGTCCGAACCTGTTTGCGATAAGACAGAACGAGTCTTTTTTACGGTAAAAAAGCCTTAA
- the comER gene encoding late competence protein ComER, whose product MHLGIIGTGNMGTILIEALIEGRALPQENITIMNRTVEKAQRIKNTYPKIHVETNLSALIQKSDIIFLCIKPLNFHEILTMIKDELTEDKCIVSITSPITVDQLESIAPCSCIRAIPSITNRARSGVCLLTFGKNCSTYWKETIQELLSHIGKPVEIDENITRVASDIVSCGPAFFSYLLQKFIEAAVCETEIDHEIATALASEMLIGMGTLIEENYYTFPELQKKVTVRGGITGEGIHVLEESALEETFQKIFKATHKKFNQEKQLIKKQFEFHNV is encoded by the coding sequence GTGCATCTAGGAATCATCGGAACTGGCAATATGGGGACGATACTTATTGAAGCCCTCATCGAAGGAAGAGCACTTCCTCAAGAAAACATAACGATTATGAATCGAACGGTTGAAAAAGCTCAGCGTATTAAAAATACTTATCCGAAAATTCATGTTGAGACAAATTTATCAGCATTAATACAAAAAAGTGACATTATTTTCCTTTGTATAAAACCGTTAAACTTTCATGAAATTTTAACAATGATTAAAGATGAACTAACCGAGGATAAGTGTATTGTATCGATTACGAGTCCAATTACTGTTGACCAATTAGAATCAATCGCACCTTGTTCCTGTATACGAGCGATACCGAGTATCACAAATCGAGCCAGGTCAGGCGTCTGTCTCTTAACTTTCGGAAAAAATTGCTCAACTTATTGGAAAGAAACGATTCAAGAACTACTATCTCATATCGGAAAGCCGGTTGAAATTGATGAAAATATAACGAGAGTAGCATCAGATATTGTTAGCTGTGGTCCGGCATTCTTTAGTTACTTATTGCAAAAATTTATCGAAGCAGCTGTTTGTGAAACAGAAATTGATCATGAAATAGCAACAGCATTAGCATCAGAAATGTTAATCGGTATGGGAACATTGATTGAAGAAAATTATTATACATTTCCTGAATTACAGAAAAAAGTAACCGTAAGAGGGGGGATTACAGGCGAGGGGATTCATGTATTAGAAGAAAGTGCTTTGGAAGAAACATTCCAAAAAATTTTTAAAGCTACACATAAAAAATTTAATCAAGAAAAACAACTTATAAAAAAACAGTTTGAGTTTCATAATGTTTGA
- a CDS encoding YqeG family HAD IIIA-type phosphatase, producing MLKRFLPNEYVNSIFEITPAFLKEKNIKGIITDLDNTLVEWDRPLATPELTAWFKEMRESGIQIVILSNNNEKRVHKFAEPLGIPYIYKARKPLGKAFQKALHTMNLPQEETVMIGDQLLTDIFGGNRAGFYTILVVPVAQTDGFATKFNRMVERKILNWFNKKGLLQWEGTKVGK from the coding sequence TTTTGAGATTACACCTGCGTTTTTAAAAGAAAAAAATATAAAAGGGATCATAACAGACTTAGATAATACATTAGTCGAATGGGATAGGCCACTTGCTACACCAGAGCTTACCGCTTGGTTTAAAGAAATGCGGGAGAGTGGGATACAAATAGTTATCCTTTCTAATAATAATGAAAAGCGAGTACATAAGTTTGCTGAACCACTAGGTATTCCTTATATTTATAAAGCGAGAAAACCTTTAGGAAAAGCATTTCAAAAAGCACTTCACACAATGAATTTACCACAAGAGGAAACGGTTATGATTGGAGATCAATTACTTACGGATATTTTTGGTGGTAATAGAGCGGGATTTTATACAATCCTCGTTGTTCCTGTAGCCCAAACGGACGGATTTGCAACAAAATTTAATCGAATGGTTGAGCGAAAGATTTTAAATTGGTTTAACAAAAAAGGCTTACTTCAATGGGAGGGCACAAAAGTTGGAAAATAA
- a CDS encoding DNA internalization-related competence protein ComEC/Rec2: MIVSYLHLLHYRQENKILFLLLSSWLFWVLFFSYHHEKLDKIEKAEENVEKLLVKFAEYPTFDGNKLSASVHTIIGEKLALSYYIQTEKEKEELISRLQPNMFCSVNGTIKTPNEPTNPNAFNYREYLLTQKISYTLLVDTITDCREGKQSFYTQLLKYRHNGIHLINDIFSPSVAPFVNALLFGHKEGMEQEAMEAYQQLGLSHLLAISGLHVTVISGFLYFILLRIGMTREMVRYCLLIFLPLYVIISGAAPSVIRAVVMAWIILFLSKWKTAIEPLDALVISFIGFLLINPFIIYHVGFQLSYTVATGLLLSSFLLEKTVHTIHASFMISLISQLVALPILLNHFYEFSLLSVLLNIIYVPIYSLIVLPLSLITYSLLLIFPPIAQIGVSILNEFLQKLNHLAKWVHQFDLFHVVLGKTPLILILMFYMTIFIALYLLENYWIKKLKLLMIILLIPFTLQILFIKFSPVGEVVFIDVGQGDSILIRLPFNKGTYLIDTGGRVTFASEDWQKRNSNFDPGEHIIVPLLKSKGITKIDKLILTHGDSDHIGSVDHIMEHFKVHSLLTGNTIEKKEMEKKKIEMARRKGIHVIEVSSGMNWRSGKNTFMIVAPEKSAIASNDASIGIYAKIGQKTWLFTGDIEVEGERKIVQKYPSIKVDILKVGHHGSRTSTSEHLLSTIEPTIAVISAGENNRYGHPHREVIHLLHEHRVTVYRTDQHGAVVYQFLFGRDRMITIKT; encoded by the coding sequence GTGATTGTATCATATCTACACCTTCTTCATTATCGACAGGAAAACAAGATTCTTTTTCTCCTTTTGAGTAGTTGGCTTTTTTGGGTACTTTTTTTTAGTTACCATCATGAAAAGCTTGATAAAATTGAAAAGGCAGAAGAAAATGTAGAGAAGCTACTCGTAAAATTTGCAGAATATCCAACTTTTGATGGAAATAAGTTAAGTGCCTCTGTCCATACAATAATAGGAGAGAAGTTAGCACTATCGTATTATATTCAAACAGAAAAAGAGAAAGAGGAATTAATTTCCCGTCTACAACCAAATATGTTTTGCTCTGTTAATGGAACGATAAAAACGCCTAATGAGCCAACAAACCCAAATGCTTTTAATTATAGAGAATATTTGTTAACGCAAAAAATATCTTATACACTTTTAGTGGATACAATAACGGATTGTAGAGAAGGTAAGCAGTCCTTTTATACTCAATTATTAAAGTATCGTCATAATGGAATCCATTTAATAAATGACATTTTTTCTCCATCTGTCGCGCCTTTTGTTAATGCTTTATTATTTGGCCATAAAGAAGGAATGGAGCAAGAAGCCATGGAGGCCTATCAGCAATTAGGTCTTTCACATCTTTTAGCCATATCTGGACTCCATGTTACAGTAATAAGTGGTTTTTTGTATTTCATTTTATTACGTATTGGTATGACAAGAGAAATGGTTCGATATTGCTTACTTATATTTTTGCCACTGTATGTAATTATTAGCGGTGCAGCACCGTCTGTTATTCGGGCAGTAGTTATGGCATGGATTATTTTGTTCCTATCAAAATGGAAAACAGCTATTGAACCGCTTGATGCGCTAGTCATCTCATTTATTGGTTTTCTACTAATCAATCCATTTATCATCTATCATGTTGGTTTTCAACTTTCGTATACGGTTGCAACTGGTTTACTGTTATCAAGCTTTTTACTTGAGAAAACCGTGCATACAATTCATGCGAGTTTTATGATTTCACTAATCTCACAACTAGTTGCTTTACCGATATTATTAAACCACTTCTATGAATTTTCACTTCTTAGTGTTTTATTAAATATCATTTATGTCCCAATTTACTCATTAATCGTATTGCCATTATCTTTAATTACGTATAGTTTACTGCTTATTTTCCCCCCAATTGCACAAATTGGTGTTTCCATTTTAAATGAATTCCTACAAAAACTAAATCACCTAGCAAAATGGGTTCATCAATTTGATTTGTTCCATGTTGTATTAGGGAAAACCCCTTTAATCTTAATTCTTATGTTTTACATGACAATTTTTATTGCACTATATCTATTAGAGAATTATTGGATAAAAAAATTGAAACTTCTCATGATTATTTTACTTATCCCATTTACCTTACAAATCCTTTTTATCAAATTTTCTCCTGTTGGAGAGGTAGTTTTTATTGATGTTGGACAAGGAGATAGTATATTAATTCGACTTCCGTTTAATAAAGGAACCTATTTAATCGATACGGGAGGAAGAGTTACCTTTGCTTCTGAAGATTGGCAAAAAAGAAATTCTAATTTTGACCCAGGAGAACATATTATTGTTCCATTGCTGAAAAGTAAAGGCATCACAAAAATTGATAAACTGATATTAACACATGGAGACAGTGACCATATCGGTTCCGTTGATCATATTATGGAACATTTTAAAGTTCATTCATTATTAACTGGAAACACAATTGAAAAAAAGGAGATGGAGAAAAAGAAAATTGAAATGGCAAGAAGAAAAGGGATTCATGTTATTGAAGTATCATCAGGAATGAATTGGAGAAGTGGAAAAAATACATTTATGATTGTCGCACCAGAGAAATCCGCTATTGCTAGTAATGATGCGTCGATTGGAATATATGCAAAAATTGGACAGAAAACATGGTTGTTTACAGGTGATATTGAAGTGGAAGGAGAAAGAAAAATTGTTCAAAAGTATCCTTCCATAAAAGTGGACATCTTGAAGGTAGGTCATCATGGGAGCAGAACATCAACATCAGAACATCTTTTATCAACGATTGAACCAACTATTGCAGTTATTTCTGCAGGGGAAAATAATCGGTATGGCCATCCCCATAGAGAAGTGATTCATTTACTTCATGAACATAGGGTAACTGTTTACCGGACAGATCAACACGGAGCAGTAGTATATCAATTTTTATTTGGTAGGGATCGGATGATAACAATAAAAACATAA
- the yhbY gene encoding ribosome assembly RNA-binding protein YhbY produces the protein MLTGKQKRFLRSKAHHFNPIFQVGKGGVNENMINQISDALEVRELIKVSVLQNCEEDKDTVAKKLSHGTKSELVQIIGNTIVLYKESKENKTIELPN, from the coding sequence ATGTTAACAGGCAAACAAAAAAGATTTTTGCGATCGAAAGCACATCATTTTAACCCAATTTTTCAAGTTGGGAAAGGTGGAGTGAATGAAAATATGATTAACCAAATTTCAGATGCTCTAGAAGTACGTGAATTAATTAAAGTAAGTGTGCTACAAAATTGTGAAGAGGATAAAGATACGGTAGCTAAAAAATTATCGCATGGGACGAAATCTGAATTAGTCCAAATTATAGGTAACACCATTGTTTTGTATAAAGAGTCAAAAGAAAATAAAACAATTGAATTACCGAATTAA
- the yqeH gene encoding ribosome biogenesis GTPase YqeH: MENNYICIGCGATIQSEDPAKPGYAPASSLNNEQIICRRCFRLKHYNEVQDVSLTDDDFLKILNGIGHSTGLIVKIVDIFDFNGSWLPGIHRFTGNNDVLLVGNKIDLLPKSVNPNRLKNWLQQQAKSFGLKPIDVALISADKGLFIKEVMDLIEKYRNGQDVYVIGCTNVGKSTFINRIISEVTGEKNIITTSYFPGTTLDMIEIPFDDGQAIYDTPGIINHHQMAHFVNKKDLKIITPKKEIKPKVYQLNEKQTLFLGGLARFDFIKGDRTSFVCYLSNELHIHRTKLEKADDLYEDHKGELLSPPRKEDLNDFPPFVRREFSIKQGKTDIVFSGLGWVMIPEGGVIVAAYVPKGVEVYIRDSLI, translated from the coding sequence TTGGAAAATAATTATATTTGTATTGGCTGTGGAGCAACTATTCAAAGCGAAGATCCTGCAAAACCAGGCTATGCACCAGCATCTTCGCTAAATAATGAACAAATTATTTGTAGACGATGCTTCCGGTTAAAACATTATAATGAAGTACAAGATGTATCTTTGACAGATGATGATTTTTTGAAAATCTTGAATGGAATTGGTCATTCTACCGGCCTTATTGTAAAAATTGTTGATATATTTGATTTTAATGGAAGTTGGTTACCAGGTATTCACCGATTTACTGGTAATAATGATGTCCTATTAGTTGGAAATAAAATTGATTTGCTACCAAAATCAGTAAATCCGAATCGTTTAAAAAATTGGCTGCAACAACAAGCAAAAAGTTTTGGGTTAAAACCAATTGATGTTGCCTTAATTAGCGCAGATAAAGGCTTATTCATAAAAGAAGTCATGGATTTAATCGAAAAATACCGTAATGGTCAAGATGTATATGTAATTGGCTGTACCAATGTTGGAAAATCTACGTTTATTAACCGGATTATTTCTGAAGTAACTGGGGAGAAAAATATTATCACTACTTCTTATTTTCCTGGTACAACATTAGATATGATTGAAATCCCATTTGATGATGGACAAGCTATATATGATACACCAGGAATTATCAATCATCATCAGATGGCTCATTTTGTAAATAAAAAAGACTTAAAAATAATTACACCGAAAAAAGAAATTAAACCAAAAGTATATCAATTAAATGAAAAACAAACATTATTTTTGGGTGGATTAGCGCGTTTTGATTTCATTAAAGGTGATCGAACATCATTTGTTTGTTATTTATCCAATGAATTACACATTCATCGAACAAAATTAGAAAAGGCTGACGATTTATATGAAGACCATAAAGGTGAACTTTTGAGCCCGCCACGGAAAGAAGATCTAAATGATTTTCCACCGTTCGTTCGTCGAGAATTTTCAATAAAGCAAGGGAAAACAGACATTGTTTTTTCAGGTCTTGGCTGGGTCATGATTCCTGAAGGCGGAGTTATCGTTGCAGCTTATGTTCCAAAAGGTGTCGAAGTATATATACGGGATTCTTTAATTTAA